A single genomic interval of Blastocatellia bacterium harbors:
- the cas6 gene encoding CRISPR system precrRNA processing endoribonuclease RAMP protein Cas6 has protein sequence MRPEDFAALDLSRYELRLRAFGAVGLPHYLGSTLRGAFGRALKDAVCVMAHRNCERCLVADRCGYPYIFETPPPSDISLLRGQQRAPHPFILTPPIPQFVPSQASHKAKATPQPGSAIQLADGRAVRLVQSSGLATSEERRMLKTGDALTFELLLMGRASEFMPYVVYAVSEMARHGLGAERGRFELSDVALIDEQGAALEVYSEKTQRLTVPGQATKCLSDLISRRLEQLAAAPFSADTIGLRFVTPARIRVEGDLQVGLSFDLLVRNLLRRVSLLAVVHGRAPLDVDYRALLDLAGGVKTSCSAVRWWDWERYSNRQKTKVSLGGFIGEVYFEGEALRDFLPLLVAGEILHIGTGTSFGLGKYRIVMPHGEPSKTMADSLT, from the coding sequence ATGCGACCTGAGGATTTTGCCGCGCTTGATCTTTCGCGCTACGAATTGCGCCTGCGGGCCTTCGGGGCGGTCGGCCTCCCGCATTACCTCGGCTCGACCCTGCGCGGCGCGTTCGGGCGGGCGCTGAAGGATGCGGTTTGCGTGATGGCGCACCGCAATTGTGAACGCTGCCTGGTGGCTGATCGTTGTGGTTATCCCTATATCTTCGAAACCCCGCCGCCGTCGGACATCTCGCTGTTGCGCGGGCAGCAGCGCGCTCCACACCCGTTTATTCTCACGCCGCCCATCCCTCAATTCGTGCCCAGTCAGGCTTCGCATAAGGCCAAAGCGACACCGCAGCCCGGCAGCGCCATTCAACTCGCAGATGGCCGAGCGGTTCGCCTCGTTCAATCGTCCGGCCTCGCCACTTCAGAAGAGAGGCGGATGCTCAAGACCGGCGACGCTCTGACCTTTGAATTGCTGTTGATGGGCCGTGCCAGCGAATTTATGCCTTACGTCGTTTACGCGGTGAGTGAAATGGCTCGCCATGGATTGGGCGCCGAGCGAGGCCGTTTCGAGTTGAGCGATGTGGCGCTCATAGATGAACAGGGAGCCGCGCTTGAGGTCTACTCTGAAAAAACGCAACGCCTGACAGTGCCCGGCCAGGCGACAAAGTGTCTCAGTGATTTGATCAGCCGCCGGCTTGAGCAACTGGCGGCAGCGCCCTTCAGCGCCGACACGATTGGTTTGCGCTTTGTGACACCGGCGCGCATTCGCGTCGAGGGCGATCTGCAAGTCGGGCTGAGCTTCGACTTGCTGGTGCGCAATCTGCTGCGCCGCGTTTCATTGCTTGCCGTTGTACACGGGCGCGCCCCATTGGACGTGGATTATCGCGCTCTGCTTGACCTGGCGGGTGGTGTCAAAACGTCTTGCTCCGCCGTGCGCTGGTGGGATTGGGAGCGCTACTCAAACCGCCAAAAGACGAAGGTTAGTCTCGGTGGCTTCATCGGCGAGGTCTATTTTGAAGGCGAAGCCCTGAGGGATTTTCTGCCCCTGCTGGTGGCTGGTGAAATCTTGCATATCGGAACCGGAACGAGTTTTGGGCTGGGCAAGTATCGTATCGTGATGCCGCACGGCGAGCCCTCAAAGACGATGGCAGACAGTCTCACGTAA
- the cas10 gene encoding type III-A CRISPR-associated protein Cas10/Csm1, whose amino-acid sequence MTSDEKTLLMAVLLQGLDECLQPAERRATPASEPAVPSGFSFAAWQDDFARCVDAQLLQNLILHYRKSAVPSSTAPESAHVRALLELMRAADRLASPKRSGDTAHPSSRTPGLAPVFDCIELINSHTPAPRHYPAKPLRATDTTEPPPFFDLEAESAKPAEVANHQQAFRQRLDELRHYINWDNFDCVYTHLFSLVQTYGWCIPAGAQTNAPEISLYDRLRSTTAIAACLYKFHAANDTLAESAIAAPNPPRCVLLTGGVSGIQDYIFGISTVGAGGVAKRLRARSFYIQLLSEAASLQVIREFDLPLTNLLMASGGKFYILLPMLPDTGDRLKRLQQAFDESLLNDFHGEVAINLAWQGMDDGGFAAGEFSRVLARLHEQLRRRKAQRLAGALQSEGLWRSADIFVRQPFDGESVCASCGRFAATEHSEDGESSGPDICAQCFKQLHLGRELTRAQFISFFTGNEGRIPCLGLSATVDKRPHQGAFLLVRLNDPALSRAGQFPVMFRYLANYIPRHDDGNPKSFSDIAGDGLLGILKADVDYLGQVFQEGLRRDGTGEGLDTLPRVAALSRELDWFFSGWLEWLLSTKYTDCYTVYSGGDDLLIVGPRKTTMSLASEIYEAFKCYTRHPEINLSAGIAVVKPRLPLAHTVKLADVALDKAKHMGRNRLCILGEVLEWQEVAPLVGEVKALGSYKPKSSFLYHLLRCGELWQSYDRDRQLLGLRYHPMLAYQIARNVSAKNESGLYKWATQLLEIPPGNSTRRVLKHLRLITQWVLLNRREKEE is encoded by the coding sequence ATGACCTCAGACGAAAAGACCCTCTTGATGGCCGTGTTGCTGCAAGGTCTGGACGAGTGTCTTCAACCAGCCGAGCGCCGCGCCACGCCGGCTTCCGAGCCTGCTGTGCCGTCCGGTTTCTCCTTTGCCGCCTGGCAGGATGATTTCGCTCGCTGTGTTGATGCCCAATTGCTTCAGAATCTGATTCTCCATTACCGAAAAAGCGCTGTGCCATCCTCCACTGCGCCGGAAAGCGCGCATGTCCGGGCTTTGCTTGAACTGATGCGCGCCGCGGATCGCCTCGCCTCGCCGAAACGCTCTGGTGATACAGCCCATCCGTCATCTCGGACGCCGGGACTTGCACCGGTCTTCGACTGCATCGAACTCATCAATTCACATACGCCTGCCCCGCGCCACTACCCTGCAAAGCCGCTGAGAGCGACCGACACGACCGAACCGCCGCCGTTTTTTGATCTCGAAGCAGAGTCGGCAAAGCCAGCGGAAGTCGCCAATCATCAACAGGCATTCAGGCAGCGGCTGGATGAATTGCGCCATTATATTAACTGGGACAACTTCGATTGCGTTTACACACACTTGTTTAGTCTGGTGCAGACTTATGGGTGGTGCATTCCCGCGGGCGCGCAAACTAACGCGCCGGAAATTTCTTTATACGACCGGCTGCGCAGCACAACAGCGATTGCCGCGTGTCTGTATAAGTTTCATGCGGCTAACGATACGCTCGCCGAATCCGCGATAGCAGCGCCGAATCCGCCGCGTTGTGTCTTGTTAACCGGCGGCGTATCCGGCATTCAAGATTATATCTTTGGCATCTCGACAGTCGGCGCTGGCGGAGTCGCCAAACGGCTGCGCGCCCGTTCCTTTTATATCCAGCTTCTCAGCGAAGCGGCGAGCTTGCAGGTGATCCGTGAGTTTGACTTGCCACTGACGAATCTTTTGATGGCGTCGGGGGGCAAGTTTTACATCCTGCTGCCGATGCTGCCCGATACCGGCGACCGGTTGAAGCGCCTGCAACAGGCGTTTGATGAATCATTACTGAACGATTTTCATGGCGAGGTGGCTATCAACCTCGCCTGGCAAGGCATGGACGACGGCGGTTTTGCCGCCGGAGAATTCAGCCGCGTGCTGGCGCGGTTGCACGAGCAACTGCGCCGGCGCAAGGCGCAACGGCTGGCCGGTGCGCTGCAAAGCGAAGGGCTGTGGCGATCTGCTGACATCTTCGTGCGCCAACCTTTTGATGGCGAAAGCGTATGCGCATCCTGTGGTCGCTTTGCGGCGACGGAGCATAGCGAGGATGGTGAATCGTCGGGGCCGGATATCTGCGCGCAATGTTTCAAACAACTTCATCTGGGCCGGGAATTGACCCGTGCGCAGTTCATTTCTTTCTTTACAGGAAATGAAGGACGAATTCCGTGTCTGGGGCTTAGCGCAACAGTAGATAAGCGACCCCATCAAGGAGCGTTTCTGTTGGTGCGGCTGAATGATCCCGCTCTAAGCCGGGCCGGGCAGTTTCCAGTGATGTTTCGCTATTTGGCGAATTACATCCCGCGCCATGACGACGGAAATCCCAAGTCGTTCAGCGACATCGCCGGCGATGGGCTGCTTGGCATTCTCAAAGCCGATGTCGATTATCTTGGCCAGGTTTTCCAGGAAGGCTTGCGCCGCGACGGCACCGGTGAGGGGCTTGATACACTACCGCGCGTGGCGGCGCTCAGCCGTGAGTTGGACTGGTTCTTCTCCGGCTGGTTGGAATGGTTGTTGAGCACGAAATACACGGATTGTTACACGGTCTATTCGGGCGGTGATGATTTGCTGATCGTCGGCCCGCGTAAAACCACAATGAGCTTGGCCAGCGAAATATACGAAGCCTTCAAGTGCTACACCAGGCATCCTGAAATCAATCTCTCGGCGGGGATTGCGGTCGTCAAGCCAAGGTTGCCTCTGGCTCACACGGTCAAGCTGGCCGATGTGGCCTTAGATAAGGCGAAGCATATGGGGCGAAATCGCCTTTGCATTCTGGGCGAGGTTTTGGAATGGCAGGAGGTTGCCCCGCTAGTTGGAGAAGTTAAAGCTCTAGGAAGCTACAAGCCGAAATCGAGCTTTCTCTATCACCTTCTACGCTGTGGAGAGTTATGGCAAAGCTACGACCGAGACCGCCAGTTGCTTGGCTTACGTTATCATCCGATGCTCGCGTATCAGATTGCCCGCAACGTCAGCGCGAAGAACGAGTCTGGCCTCTATAAATGGGCGACGCAACTGCTTGAGATTCCGCCGGGGAATAGCACCCGCAGAGTCCTGAAGCATTTGCGGCTGATCACGCAGTGGGTTCTGTTAAACAGAAGGGAGAAAGAAGAATAG
- a CDS encoding YihY/virulence factor BrkB family protein, with product MRRLGFSKEVLKRVARRVWRESGEDDVLGASAELGYYFLLALFPMLIFLTSLIGFIPDLQASIFHELRRIAPSDAMRVVNETMEDVVSKRGGGWLSFGVLGTLWAASTGTAALIDTLNRAYEVKETRSYWKVRLIALGLTIGLSLVIIASSTIIMLSDRLPVWISQRLGISAGWLGWWTAIDYLLGLFLLALAAGTIYRFGPDLKGKCRWITPGSIFAALAAALASWLFSLYLRFAPSYSATYGSLGAVVVLMLWLYLIGLVILIGGEINNEIEKLTCEPKLNQR from the coding sequence ATGCGAAGACTCGGATTCAGCAAAGAAGTCCTCAAGCGTGTGGCGCGGCGCGTCTGGCGCGAAAGCGGCGAAGACGACGTGCTCGGCGCGTCGGCAGAGCTGGGCTACTACTTCCTGCTGGCGCTCTTTCCGATGCTGATCTTTCTGACCAGCCTGATCGGCTTCATTCCCGACCTGCAAGCAAGCATCTTTCATGAGCTGCGCCGCATAGCGCCGAGCGATGCCATGCGTGTCGTCAACGAAACGATGGAAGATGTGGTGAGCAAGCGCGGCGGCGGCTGGCTATCGTTCGGCGTACTCGGAACCTTGTGGGCGGCCTCGACCGGCACGGCGGCGCTGATCGACACGCTCAACCGCGCCTATGAAGTGAAAGAAACGCGCAGTTACTGGAAGGTGCGGCTGATTGCGCTGGGGCTGACCATCGGATTATCGCTAGTCATCATTGCCAGTTCGACGATCATCATGTTGAGCGACCGGCTGCCGGTGTGGATCAGCCAGCGGCTGGGAATTAGCGCTGGTTGGCTCGGTTGGTGGACGGCGATAGATTACCTGCTTGGCCTGTTTTTGTTAGCCCTGGCGGCGGGAACGATCTATCGCTTCGGGCCTGACCTGAAAGGCAAGTGCCGATGGATCACGCCCGGCTCGATCTTTGCGGCCCTTGCCGCGGCCCTCGCGTCGTGGCTGTTTTCGCTCTACCTGCGCTTTGCGCCGAGCTACAGCGCGACCTATGGGTCGCTCGGCGCGGTCGTGGTGCTGATGCTCTGGCTCTACCTGATCGGCCTGGTCATATTGATCGGCGGCGAGATCAACAACGAAATCGAAAAGCTTACCTGCGAGCCGAAACTGAATCAACGATGA
- a CDS encoding cupin domain-containing protein, with the protein MEEPKATWHRWDDMPKEQVNDLLARRLITGERMMLAHVYLDKGSIVPRHAHENEQITYILEGALRFHLGADGQEEVIVRAGEVLVIPANLPHQAEALEDTLDVDIFSPPRQDWLDKTDDYLRRT; encoded by the coding sequence ATGGAAGAACCGAAAGCCACCTGGCACCGCTGGGACGACATGCCGAAAGAGCAGGTCAATGATTTGCTGGCGCGGCGTTTAATCACCGGCGAACGGATGATGCTGGCCCATGTTTATCTCGACAAAGGCAGCATCGTTCCGCGGCACGCGCATGAAAACGAGCAGATCACTTACATTCTCGAAGGCGCGCTGCGTTTCCATCTCGGCGCCGACGGCCAGGAAGAGGTCATCGTTCGCGCCGGCGAAGTCCTGGTCATTCCGGCCAATCTGCCGCACCAGGCCGAGGCGCTCGAAGACACGCTCGACGTTGACATCTTCAGCCCGCCGCGACAGGACTGGCTCGATAAGACGGATGATTACCTGAGGCGCACCTAA
- a CDS encoding ATP-binding protein, with the protein MVRPAYGRSGNPYVVVAEGHRPPGPPHFPFLPRVWWAQLLTYIFTAGLVCYLLARYLSSPIVKLREATRKLAAGDLTARVGLRTRRRDELTDLGRDFDVMAERIESLMTSQQRLLHDISHELRSPLTRLNIALELARQGDPSEASWAMERMDRESQRLNALINQLLALARMESAATAQARTLVNLQELVEEVAADADFEAKTQGKTVRVVSEESGFLQGDEQLLRSAIENVVRNAVLYTPEGTEVEIGLHNQGAAGALIRVRDYGQGVPPEALAKIFRPFYRVGDARDRQSGGVGLGLSISQRAVEIHGGTIRAANAEGGGLVVEITLPGVVETAEAPRPETPARLPAPQRSPA; encoded by the coding sequence ATGGTGCGCCCGGCTTACGGAAGAAGCGGCAATCCGTATGTCGTGGTCGCCGAAGGCCACCGCCCGCCAGGGCCGCCGCATTTCCCTTTCTTGCCACGCGTCTGGTGGGCGCAATTGCTGACCTATATCTTCACCGCGGGGCTCGTCTGTTATCTGCTGGCGCGCTATCTCAGCTCGCCCATCGTCAAGCTGCGCGAGGCGACGCGCAAGCTCGCCGCCGGCGACCTGACGGCGCGCGTCGGGCTCCGCACGCGGCGGCGCGACGAATTGACTGACCTGGGCCGCGACTTCGACGTGATGGCCGAGCGCATCGAGAGCCTGATGACTTCGCAGCAGCGCTTGCTGCATGACATCTCGCATGAGCTGCGCTCGCCGCTGACGCGCCTGAACATCGCCCTTGAGCTGGCGCGCCAGGGCGACCCCAGCGAGGCGAGCTGGGCGATGGAGCGCATGGACCGCGAATCGCAGCGTCTGAACGCGCTGATCAATCAACTGCTGGCGCTCGCCCGCATGGAGAGCGCGGCGACGGCGCAGGCGCGGACGCTGGTCAACCTGCAAGAGCTGGTCGAAGAGGTGGCGGCAGACGCCGACTTCGAGGCCAAGACCCAAGGCAAGACGGTGCGCGTCGTGAGCGAAGAGAGCGGCTTTCTACAGGGCGATGAACAGTTGCTGCGCAGCGCCATCGAGAACGTCGTGCGCAATGCCGTGCTCTACACGCCTGAAGGAACGGAAGTCGAGATCGGCCTGCACAACCAGGGCGCGGCAGGCGCGCTGATTCGCGTCCGCGATTACGGGCAGGGCGTGCCGCCGGAGGCACTGGCGAAAATCTTCCGGCCTTTCTACCGCGTCGGCGACGCACGTGACCGGCAATCGGGCGGCGTTGGCCTTGGGCTGTCGATCAGCCAGCGCGCCGTCGAAATCCACGGCGGCACGATCCGCGCGGCGAACGCTGAGGGCGGCGGCCTCGTCGTCGAAATCACCTTGCCGGGTGTCGTCGAAACCGCGGAGGCGCCGCGCCCGGAAACTCCCGCGCGTCTGCCCGCGCCACAGCGCAGCCCCGCTTGA
- a CDS encoding SDR family oxidoreductase, protein MELGLKEKVALVAAASRGLGRAVAEELAAEGASLILCARGAEQLDEVCAALRPATAGRVIGVAADLSVTADIERVVSRGLERFGRIDILVTNTGGPPAGPFESLSRESWEVAFQLLLASVLELTRLVLPGMKARRWGRILNVTSIAVKQPVANLMLSNSLRAAVTGFARTLANEVAADGITVNNILPGYTRTERVEQLAEAMAAREGIAAEVIKARWEAEIPLRRLGEPREFAALAAFLVSERASYITGSSIAVDGGWIRSLL, encoded by the coding sequence ATGGAGCTTGGGCTGAAGGAAAAAGTCGCGCTGGTGGCGGCGGCGAGCCGCGGACTCGGTCGCGCCGTCGCAGAGGAGTTGGCCGCCGAAGGCGCCTCGCTCATCCTCTGCGCGCGCGGCGCTGAACAGCTCGATGAAGTATGCGCGGCGCTCCGGCCCGCCACCGCGGGCCGCGTCATCGGCGTGGCGGCTGACCTGTCGGTGACCGCAGACATTGAGCGCGTCGTCAGTCGCGGGCTTGAGCGCTTCGGACGCATAGACATTCTGGTGACGAATACCGGCGGGCCGCCCGCCGGGCCGTTTGAAAGCCTGAGCCGCGAGTCCTGGGAGGTGGCATTCCAGCTCTTGCTTGCGAGCGTGCTTGAGCTGACCCGGCTGGTGTTGCCGGGGATGAAGGCGCGGCGTTGGGGGCGTATCTTGAACGTCACATCGATTGCGGTCAAGCAGCCGGTCGCCAATCTCATGTTGTCGAACAGCTTGCGCGCCGCCGTAACGGGATTTGCGCGGACGCTTGCGAACGAAGTCGCGGCGGATGGGATCACGGTCAACAACATCCTGCCGGGATATACGCGCACCGAGCGTGTTGAGCAACTGGCCGAAGCGATGGCAGCCAGGGAAGGAATCGCGGCTGAAGTGATTAAAGCGCGCTGGGAGGCCGAGATTCCCCTCAGGCGATTGGGCGAGCCGCGCGAGTTTGCGGCGCTCGCGGCCTTCCTGGTTTCCGAGCGCGCCAGTTATATCACCGGCAGCTCGATTGCCGTAGACGGCGGCTGGATTCGCTCACTGCTCTGA
- a CDS encoding NF038122 family metalloprotease: MLRFVRCKSKALPMLLSVALLTFSLTGGPVTRAAGTGSPAAAPSIHPTEFSGAGSFSLTVADGRLACSKATLAAAQQMRQRDLTQPLHVITPPRSAQIHTEAVTAEAASGLRITLRATQQLENYPAAKAAFIEAAAAWEAVIDAPISVVIDVDFGPTWFGEKYDSDTLGETDSQVLGDSAIYSDVRAALLANTSSSLQSSTYDLLPQASVPTDIGNTTYILATSANWRALGLIASDADPDGEKATLGSPPAIGFNSKWRFDFDPSNGINGNQLDFNAVATHEIGHALGFISNVGDRELDRTDPVAVSIFDIFRFRPGMTLSAFTTTPRILSSGGSQNFYFDGQELALSTGRPDGTGGDGEQASHWKDDSRLGLHIGIMDPTLGDGEQESITDNDLMALSAMGYRIKSAQSNPSGPTINAVSFTGAKLKIKGKGFTGALQVEINGVVIAPPLAISNSGKKLQIKGDAVTLNLRSGTNQIRVLNDGIESNTLAFSL, from the coding sequence ATGTTGCGTTTCGTGCGTTGCAAATCGAAAGCGTTGCCCATGCTTCTGTCTGTCGCCTTGTTAACCTTCAGCCTGACTGGCGGGCCTGTGACGCGGGCCGCGGGCACCGGCTCGCCAGCCGCCGCGCCATCCATTCATCCGACTGAATTCAGCGGCGCCGGCAGCTTCTCGCTCACCGTTGCCGATGGCCGGCTCGCCTGTAGCAAAGCGACGCTCGCCGCCGCTCAACAGATGCGGCAGCGCGACCTGACGCAGCCCTTGCACGTCATCACGCCGCCGCGAAGCGCGCAGATTCATACCGAAGCAGTCACGGCGGAGGCCGCGAGCGGCTTGCGGATCACCTTGCGCGCCACCCAGCAGCTTGAGAATTATCCCGCCGCCAAAGCGGCCTTCATCGAGGCCGCCGCCGCCTGGGAAGCGGTCATCGATGCGCCGATCAGCGTCGTGATTGACGTAGACTTCGGCCCCACCTGGTTCGGCGAAAAGTACGACTCGGACACGCTTGGCGAAACCGACTCGCAGGTGCTGGGTGATTCGGCGATCTACTCAGACGTGCGCGCGGCGCTGCTTGCGAATACCTCTTCGAGCCTGCAAAGCTCGACCTACGACCTGTTGCCGCAAGCGAGCGTGCCGACAGACATCGGTAACACGACTTACATTCTGGCGACGTCGGCCAACTGGCGAGCGCTCGGCCTGATTGCGTCGGACGCCGACCCGGATGGCGAGAAGGCGACGCTCGGCAGCCCGCCGGCCATCGGCTTTAATTCCAAGTGGAGGTTTGATTTCGACCCGAGCAATGGCATCAATGGCAACCAGCTCGATTTCAACGCCGTCGCCACGCATGAGATTGGCCATGCGCTCGGGTTCATTTCAAATGTTGGAGACCGCGAGCTGGATCGCACGGACCCTGTGGCGGTTTCAATCTTCGACATCTTCCGCTTTCGTCCGGGCATGACCTTGAGCGCGTTTACGACGACGCCGCGGATTCTTTCTTCGGGCGGCAGTCAGAATTTCTACTTCGACGGTCAGGAGCTGGCGTTATCTACGGGGCGGCCCGACGGCACGGGCGGCGACGGCGAGCAGGCTTCGCACTGGAAGGACGATTCGCGGCTCGGCCTGCACATCGGCATCATGGACCCGACGCTCGGCGACGGCGAGCAGGAGAGCATCACCGACAACGACCTGATGGCGCTCAGTGCGATGGGCTACAGGATCAAGAGCGCACAGTCCAACCCGAGCGGCCCGACGATCAATGCGGTCAGCTTCACCGGCGCGAAATTGAAGATCAAAGGCAAAGGCTTCACCGGCGCGCTCCAGGTCGAGATCAATGGCGTAGTCATCGCGCCGCCGCTGGCGATCAGTAATTCGGGCAAGAAGCTGCAAATCAAAGGTGATGCCGTGACCCTGAACCTGCGCAGCGGCACGAACCAGATTCGCGTCCTCAACGACGGCATCGAATCCAACACCCTGGCCTTCTCGCTATAA
- the csm2 gene encoding type III-A CRISPR-associated protein Csm2 yields MEKRACKQCGTSFVPKEARHTLCSNCVSKAKGGGNAPRGPQPQQRGELAKFKVYLEQLDQTGYFDADGNLREELVVKDADLVACVLSNAGVTSGQLRRFFTMSRNLEQQLDNTRNFKALVPGIAKLQPFAASVIGREQSQNKRKDLEVLLDFIDVNAQRARESEQAFRNGFLEHFESVIAYFTLYKPK; encoded by the coding sequence ATGGAAAAACGTGCATGTAAACAATGCGGAACGTCTTTTGTGCCGAAGGAGGCCCGACATACCCTTTGCAGTAATTGCGTGAGTAAAGCCAAAGGTGGAGGCAACGCGCCGCGAGGTCCACAGCCACAGCAAAGGGGGGAGTTGGCAAAGTTCAAAGTCTATCTGGAACAGCTGGACCAGACTGGCTACTTTGATGCAGATGGCAACTTGCGTGAAGAACTCGTCGTCAAGGACGCAGACCTGGTGGCATGTGTGCTGTCAAATGCCGGAGTGACGAGCGGCCAGCTGCGGCGCTTCTTCACCATGTCGCGCAACCTGGAACAGCAACTCGACAATACCAGGAACTTCAAGGCGCTGGTGCCCGGAATTGCCAAGCTGCAACCTTTCGCGGCCTCGGTGATCGGCAGAGAGCAAAGCCAGAACAAGCGTAAAGACCTGGAGGTGTTACTGGACTTTATTGATGTCAATGCGCAACGAGCGCGGGAAAGCGAACAAGCTTTTCGCAATGGATTCTTAGAGCACTTTGAAAGCGTGATCGCATACTTCACGCTGTATAAACCAAAGTAG